The following coding sequences lie in one Ictalurus punctatus breed USDA103 chromosome 16, Coco_2.0, whole genome shotgun sequence genomic window:
- the LOC108277182 gene encoding protocadherin alpha-8 isoform X3, giving the protein MADTKYRMHWMLLILCHLLCLCAGVNGQIAYSVSEEVNIGTVVGNLVKDMNLNVDDLDARAFQLVPGSKSRYFNVNLETGVLCVMERIDREELCPNAPTCSLNFEAIVNHPLSLYRVTVNVVDVNDHSPVFPLKAQMLNISESVQLGARFSLLSAFDADVGSLSVKSYKLSPSEQFSLDVNSGGEHIMSAELLLRKALDREKEPVIRLVLTAFDGGKPPRSGSLQIIVNVLDINDNAPVFSSALFKVRVIENAPPGTTIIKLNASDLDEGPNGEIKYLFSTHGQEKNLDTFSINSDTGEIIVKGLIDFEDKAFHELRVEAHDKGHSPMTANCKVLVEIIDVNDNAPEISITQLLMSLREDAKRGTAVALVTVSDKDGGTNGKVSCKLIGELPFKFESNYKNYYSVVLNGQLDRENISQYNITIIATDEGTPPLSSVSVIHVQVSDVNDNAPSFSETKINVYVKENVPPGTLLYSLSAIDRDSNENAEVSYSVLENKSAGVSAININSLTGQLYSLQSFNYEEIKIFSFQVQAVDSGVPPLNSTATIDVFILDDNDNNPVILPPYSEPGSVNTENIPYSAEAGYFVAKIRAVDADSGYNALLSYHITEHKGTNLFRIGTSTGEIRTKRRMSDNDLKAHPLIITVSDNGEPSLSTTMSIEVVVVESLDDVRPSLKKMPINEDGFINLNLYLFIAIVSVSVIFLLSLIALIAAKFYGTDGGFSSSSAPVVTTHPDGSWSYSKSTQQFDVCFSSDTLKSDVVVFPSPFPPADAELISINGGDTFNTTQTLPSTGKPKGPNADWRYSASLRAGVQSSVHMEEASAVMQGAQGVLVQNWPTVSSAADGEAEGQLSPPVGAGINSNSWSFRYGAGPGYGPPQALKPGEIPPEAFIIPGSPAIISIRQDPGAMDDKGDFISFGKKEDPKKKKKKKKEKKDKKEKGKDDGEE; this is encoded by the exons ATGGCTGACACAAAATATCGTATGCATTGGATGCTTCTTATTCTGTGTCATTTGCTGTGCTTGTGTGCTGGAGTGAATGGTCAGATCGCTTATTCTGTGTCCGAGGAAGTAAATATCGGGACTGTTGTTGGTAATTTGGTGAAGGATATGAATCTAAACGTAGACGATTTGGATGCGCGAGCATTTCAGCTCGTGCCTGGGTCGAAGAGCAGGTATTTTAACGTGAATCTTGAAACTGGCGTTTTGTGCGTTATGGAAAGAATTGACCGTGAGGAGCTCTGCCCTAATGCCCCCACTTGCTCTTTAAATTTCGAAGCCATAGTGAATCATCCTCTGAGTCTGTACCGAGTCACGGTTAATGTTGTAGACGTTAATGATCATTCTCCCGTGTTTCCACTGAAAGCTCAGATGTTGAATATATCTGAGTCAGTGCAGCTAGGAGCTAGATTTTCGTTACTTAGTGCATTTGATGCTGATGTTGGTTCTCTGTCAGTAAAAAGCTATAAACTGAGTCCGAGCGAACAGTTTTCATTGGATGTAAACAGCGGAGGAGAACACATCATGTCTGCTGAACTTCTCCTTCGGAAAGCtttagatagagagaaagaaccTGTAATCAGACTCGTATTGACTGCGTTTGATGGAGGAAAACCGCCTAGGTCTGGATCACTGCAAATTATAGTTAACGTTTTAGACATAAACGACAACGCCCCTGTGTTTAGCAGTGCTCTTTTCAAAGTACGTGTGATTGAGAATGCACCACCAGGAACCACGATAATAAAATTAAACGCTAGTGATTTAGATGAAGGCCCAAACGGGGAAATCAAATATCTGTTCAGCACTCACGGCCAGGAAAAGAACCTGGATACATTTTCAATTAATTCTGATACTGGCGAAATTATAGTGAAGGGACTCATTGACTTTGAAGATAAAGCTTTCCACGAGTTAAGAGTTGAAGCCCATGACAAAGGCCATTCCCCAATGACAGCTAACTGTAAAGTCCTTGTTGAAATAATAGATGTTAATGACAACGCACCAGAAATTAGCATAACGCAATTACTGATGAGTCTAAGGGAAGATGCAAAACGTGGCACCGCTGTAGCGTTAGTTACCGTTTCAGATAAGGACGGAGGAACCAACGGGAAAGTGAGCTGCAAGTTGATTGGTGAGCTGCCATTCAAATTCGAGTCGAACTATAAAAACTACTACTCTGTAGTACTCAATGGTCAGCTCGACAGAGAAAACATTTCTCAGTACAACATAACTATCATAGCGACAGATGAAGGAACTCCACCGCTCTCCAGCGTCAGTGTGATTCACGTTCAAGTTTCAGACGTGAATGACAACGCTCCAAGTTTTAGCGAGACGAAAATAAACGTGTATGTTAAAGAAAACGTGCCACCTGGGACACTTTTGTACTCACTGTCAGCGATCGATCGAGATTCGAATGAAAACGCTGAAGTTTCCTATTCTGTTTTGGAAAACAAATCAGCTGGGGTGTCCGCCATAAATATCAACTCGCTAACGGGCCAACTGTATAGTCTACAATCCTTTAATTACGAGGAAATCAAGATTTTCAGTTTTCAAGTTCAGGCTGTAGACTCTGGTGTTCCTCCTCTCAACAGCACAGCCACTATAGATGTTTTCATCCTGGATGACAATGACAACAATCCTGTTATTTTGCCACCTTATTCTGAACCTGGATCAGTAAACACTGAGAACATTCCCTATTCTGCTGAAGCGGGGTATTTTGTAGCCAAAATCAGAGCTGTAGACGCTGATTCAGGTTATAATGCACTATTATCTTATCACATAACTGAACATAAAGGAACGAATCTCTTCCGAATTGGAACCAGCACAGGAGAAATAAGGACTAAAAGACGAATGAGTGACAATGACTTAAAAGCTCACCCACTTATCATTACTGTCTCGGATAATGGAGAACCTTCATTGTCCACAACTATGAGTATTGAAGTTGTGGTTGTGGAAAGTTTGGATGATGTGCGACCGTCTCTAAAGAAAATGCCGATTAATGAGGACGGTTTTATAAATCTAAATCTCTATCTGTTCATCGCTATTGTCTCAGTGTCAGTGATCTTTTTACTGAGCCTCATCGCTTTAATAGCAGCTAAATTCTACGGGACAGACGGCGGTTTCAGCAGCTCCAGCGCTCCAGTGGTCACTACACACCCTGACGGGAGCTGGTCTTACTCTAAATCCACTCAGCagtttgatgtgtgttttagcTCAGACACACTGAAGAGTGACGTAGTGGTTTTCCCCTCACCGTTTCCGCCAGCAGACGCAGAACTGATCAGCATAAATGGAGGAGACACTTTTAACACCACACAAACTCTTCCAAGCACTGGGAAG cCCAAGGGACCGAATGCTGACTGGCGGTACTCTGCATCTTTGAGGGCAGGAGTGCAGAG CTCTGTTCACATGGAGGAGGCCTCAGCTGTGATGCAGGGAGCACAAGGTGTGCTGGTGCAGAATTGGCCTACAGTGTCCAGTGCTGCAG atggagagGCTGAAGGACAGCTCTCTCCTCCTGTTGGAGCTGGGATCAACAGTAATAGCTGGAGCTTCCGTTATGGTGCTGGACCAGGCTACGGTCCTCCACAGGCCCTGAAGCCAGGCGAGATCCCTCCTGAAGCCTTCATCATTCCTGGCTCGCCTGCTATCATCTCCATCCGGCAAGACCCAGGAGCCATGGATGACAAGGGGGATTTTATTAGCTTTGGCAAGAAAGAGGAtcccaagaagaagaaaaagaagaagaaggagaaaaaggacaaaaaggaaAAGGGCAAAGATGATGGCGAGGAGTAA
- the LOC108277182 gene encoding protocadherin alpha-2 isoform X2 gives MIFTVSGSSAWIRALPLLLFCLWRLSRGQISYSISEEVKKGTVVGNIAKDLNVDVAELQSRMFQVVAGSNKRYFYLNPKTGALVVNDRIDREELCEGKQKCFLNMEAMAHNPLTLYRIEVNILDINDNSPVFPVQTLELNITENVLAGDRFSLHLADDMDVGVNTVKSYKLSPNEHFSLDAQNTGESVSAELVLQKALDREKQSVIKLILTAVDGGKPPRTGTSEIIVHVLDINDNNPVFSKPLYKVKVHENAPIGSKILTVSATDADEGVNGGVVYSFVGRDRNSLMNLFYINPSSGDITIRGNIDYEENPAIELRVQAQDKGHSPRHTNCKVLIEVVDVNDNAPEISVTLLMSSVPEDIKPGTGFALITAADKDGGTNGKVDCTITGTSSFTLQSSYKNSYSVVVSEPLDREEISHYNITILAKDEGTPPLSSTTVLHIHVSDVNDNAPLFPAPIININVHENSPAGGLLSILTAHDRDDGENAHISYSLMNGDGASVVVSTIMNINSHTGELYGLQSLNCEETKYIQFKVQATDSGVPPLSSNVTVNIFVLDENDNSPVFLPPYSEPGSVNSENIPYSAEAGYFVAKVRAVDADSGYNALLSYHMTEPKGTNLFRIGTSTGEIRTKRRMSDNDLKTHPLIITVSDHGEPSLSASMSIEVVVVENINTIQPSLRQVPVKEENFSNLNLYLLIAIVSVSVIFLLSLLALIAAKCYGTDGGFSSSSAPVVTTHPDGSWSYSKSTQQYDVCFSSDTLKSDVVVFPSPFPPADAELISINGRDTFNSTQTLPSTGKPKGPNADWRYSASLRAGVQSSVHMEEASAVMQGAQGVLVQNWPTVSSAADGEAEGQLSPPVGAGINSNSWSFRYGAGPGYGPPQALKPGEIPPEAFIIPGSPAIISIRQDPGAMDDKGDFISFGKKEDPKKKKKKKKEKKDKKEKGKDDGEE, from the exons ATGATCTTTACAGTCAGTGGATCGTCTGCCTGGATCAGGGCGCTCCCgctgctgctgttttgtttATGGCGTTTGTCTCGCGGTCAGATTTCGTACTCCATCTCTGAGGAGGTGAAAAAGGGAACCGTGGTTGGAAATATAGCCAAGGACCTTAACGTTGACGTTGCTGAACTGCAATCGCGTATGTTTCAAGTTGTGGCTGGATCTAATAAGAGGTATTTTTATCTAAATCCCAAAACTGGTGCCCTGGTTGTTAACGATAGAATCGACAGAGAGGAGCTGTGCGAGGGTAAGCAAAAATGTTTCTTAAATATGGAAGCGATGGCACACAACCCGTTGACCCTCTACCGCATTGAGGTGAACATTCTAGACATTAACGACAACTCGCCGGTTTTCCCGGTTCAGACGCTCGAGTTGAATATTACTGAAAATGTTCTTGCTGGAGACAGATTCTCTCTACATCTGGCTGATGACATGGATGTAGGCGTAAACACGGTGAAGAGCTACAAGCTCAGTCCAAATGAACATTTTTCACTGGATGCACAGAACACTGGAGAAAGTGTTTCAGCAGAACTGGTACTGCAGAAAGCTTTAGATCGCGAGAAACAATCAGTGATAAAACTTATCCTGACCGCTGTGGACGGTGGGAAACCACCCCGAACTGGAACGTCAGAGATAATAGTTCATGTTTTGGACATTAACGACAACAACCCAGTGTTCAGTAAACCTCTCTATAAAGTCAAAGTGCATGAGAATGCACCAATTGGCAGTAAAATCCTGACTGTCTCTGCTACGGATGCTGATGAAGGTGTTAACGGTGGCGTCGTGTATTCTTTTGTAGGTCGTGACAGAAACTcgttaatgaatttattttatataaatccGAGTTCAGGCGACATTACAATAAGAGGCAATATTGACTATGAAGAAAACCCTGCGATTGAATTGAGAGTACAAGCTCAAGACAAGGGTCACTCTCCAAGACATACTAATTGTAAAGTGTTAATTGAAGTAGTGGATGTGAATGACAATGCACCCGAGATTTCAGTTACTCTGCTCATGAGCTCGGTACCCGAGGACATCAAACCTGGCACAGGTTTTGCATTAATTACCGCTGCAGATAAAGACGGCGGGACGAATGGGAAAGTGGATTGTACAATAACTGGAACGAGTTCTTTTACACTACAGTCGTCATATAAAAACTCGTATTCGGTTGTAGTTAGTGAGCCACTGGATAGAGAAGAAATATCCCATTATAACATCACGATTCTTGCTAAAGATGAGGGCACGCCGCCGCTGTCTAGCACTACTGTTTTACATATTCACGTTTCCGATGTGAATGACAACGCTCCGCTATTTCCGGCACCGATAATTAACATCAACGTGCATGAGAACAGTCCAGCCGGAGGCTTGTTATCTATTCTGACAGCGCATGATCGAGATGACGGGGAAAATGCGCACATTTCTTATTCTCTGATGAATGGAGACGGTGCTAGTGTGGTGGTATCAACAATAATGAACATTAACTCACACACTGGTGAACTGTACGGTCTGCAGTCTCTTAATTGTGAAGaaacaaaatatattcagtttaaAGTTCAAGCCACTGACTCTGGGGTCCCTCCTCTTAGTAGTAATGtcactgtaaatatttttgtccTGGATGAGAATGACAACAGTCCAGTTTTTCTGCCTCCTTATTCTGAACCTGGATCAGTAAACAGTGAGAACATTCCCTACTCTGCAGAAGCGGGGTATTTTGTGGCTAAAGTCAGAGCTGTAGACGCTGATTCAGGTTATAATGCACTATTATCTTATCACATGACCGAACCAAAGGGAACGAATCTCTTCCGAATCGGAACCAGTACAGGAGAAATAAGGACTAAAAGACGAATGAGTGACAATGACTTAAAAACTCATCCACTTATCATAACAGTATCTGATCATGGAGAACCATCACTCTCAGCAAGTATGAGTATTGAAGTTGTGGTTGtggaaaatataaacacaatacaGCCTTCACTAAGACAAGTGCCAGTAAAGGAGGAGAATTTTTCTAATCTGAATCTCTATCTGCTCATCGCTATTGTCTCAGTGTCAGTGATCTTTTTACTGAGCCTCCTCGCTTTAATAGCAGCTAAATGCTACGGGACAGACGGCGGTTTCAGCAGCTCCAGCGCTCCAGTGGTCACTACACACCCTGACGGGAGCTGGTCTTACTCTAAATCCACTCAGCAGTATGATGTGTGTTTTAGCTCAGACACACTGAAGAGTGACGTAGTGGTTTTCCCCTCACCGTTTCCGCCTGCAGACGCAGAGCTGATCAGCATTAATGGAAGAGACACTTTTAACAGCACACAAACTCTTCCTAGCACTGGGAAG cCCAAGGGACCGAATGCTGACTGGCGGTACTCTGCATCTTTGAGGGCAGGAGTGCAGAG CTCTGTTCACATGGAGGAGGCCTCAGCTGTGATGCAGGGAGCACAAGGTGTGCTGGTGCAGAATTGGCCTACAGTGTCCAGTGCTGCAG atggagagGCTGAAGGACAGCTCTCTCCTCCTGTTGGAGCTGGGATCAACAGTAATAGCTGGAGCTTCCGTTATGGTGCTGGACCAGGCTACGGTCCTCCACAGGCCCTGAAGCCAGGCGAGATCCCTCCTGAAGCCTTCATCATTCCTGGCTCGCCTGCTATCATCTCCATCCGGCAAGACCCAGGAGCCATGGATGACAAGGGGGATTTTATTAGCTTTGGCAAGAAAGAGGAtcccaagaagaagaaaaagaagaagaaggagaaaaaggacaaaaaggaaAAGGGCAAAGATGATGGCGAGGAGTAA
- the LOC108277182 gene encoding protocadherin alpha-13 isoform X4 codes for MDVLGYLCGWILLCVCLWETSLGQIIYSVSEEVNKGTVVGNIAKDLKISVHELESRVLQIVSGSSNKKYFDVNLKTGALFVNDRIDREEFCERSQRCVLNVEALAQNPHSLYRIEINILDINDNTPKFLDSTLTMNIAEDASPSDRFHLPVAEDADAGSNSLKYYKLSTNEYFSIDASGAEQSLSAELVLEKALDREKQSVIHLVLTALDGGKPPKSGELHITINVLDVNDNKPVFSKSLYKVSIKENASIGTKIMSLTATDFDEGTNSDIIYSFIGRGNVKTDGLFEVIPETGDIIVKGQIDYEENPAIELRVQARDKGSPPKSAQCKVLVEVLDENDNAPEILITPLLNHVKEDAKPGAAVALVTVSDKDGGKNGIVHSSIKGFFPFKLESSYSNHYSLVVDGPLDRESISEYSITILARDEGTPSLSSSSVFSVQISDVNDNAPQFSMSIIDAYIRENSQIGSQVAKVVANDADLGVNAELSYSLLENSNGDIPLSTMFHLNSLNGKIVTMQTFNYETTKRVQFHVQATDTGVPPLSSNVTVNVFVLDENDNSPGFLPPYSEPGSVNTENIPYSAEAGYFVTKVRAVDADSGYNALLSYHMTEPKGTNLFRIGTSTGEIRTKRRMSDNDLKAHPLIITVSDNGEPSLSTTMSIEVVVVENMDSVQPSLRQVPVKEENFSNLNLYLLIAIVSVSVIFLLSLVALIAAKCYGTDGGFSSSSAPVVTTHPDGSWSYSKSTQQYDVCFSSDTLKSDVVVFPSPFPPADAELISIKGGDTFNSTQTLPSTTKPKGPNADWRYSASLRAGVQSSVHMEEASAVMQGAQGVLVQNWPTVSSAADGEAEGQLSPPVGAGINSNSWSFRYGAGPGYGPPQALKPGEIPPEAFIIPGSPAIISIRQDPGAMDDKGDFISFGKKEDPKKKKKKKKEKKDKKEKGKDDGEE; via the exons ATGGATGTCTTGGGATATTTATGCGGCTGGATTTTGCTTTGCGTGTGTTTATGGGAAACATCGCTCGGTCAGATTATCTATTCCGTTTCGGAAGAGGTGAACAAGGGAACGGTTGTTGGAAATATCGCCAAAGACCTGAAGATCAGCGTTCATGAACTCGAGTCGCGTGTGTTGCAGATTGTTTCTGGATCTTCTAACAAGAAGTATTTCGATGTGAATTTAAAAACCGGGGCGCTGTTTGTGAACGACAGAATTGACCGTGAGGAGTTTTGTGAGCGCAGTCAGAGATGCGTTTTGAACGTCGAGGCCCTCGCTCAAAACCCTCATAGCCTTTATAGGATTGAAATTAACATTTTGGATATTAACGATAACACTCCTAAATTTCTGGATAGCACTTTAACAATGAATATAGCTGAAGATGCAAGTCCTAGTGACAGATTTCATCTGCCTGTGGCCGAAGATGCTGATGCTGGCAGTAATTCACTAAAATACTACAAATTAAGTACCAATGAATATTTTTCCATTGATGCGTCGGGTGCCGAGCAGAGTCTGTCTGCTGAGCTAGTTTTAGAGAAGGCTTTAGATAGAGAGAAACAATCTGTCATTCATCTAGTGTTGACTGCTCTTGATGGAGGAAAACCTCCAAAGTCAGGAGAATTGCATATTACTATCAATGTTCTGGATGTGAATGATAATAAGCCTGTATTTAGTAAATCTCTCTACAAAGTTAGCATTAAAGAAAATGCTTCAATAGGCACTAAAATTATGTCTCTTACTGCCACTGATTTTGATGAAGGCACCAACAGTGACATTATTTATTCGTTCATTGGACGTGGAAATGTCAAAACAGATGGCTTATTTGAAGTCATTCCTGAGACTGGAGATATTATAGTCAAAGGCCAAATTGATTATGAAGAAAATCCTGCTATTGAATTAAGAGTTCAAGCAAGAGACAAAGGAAGTCCTCCTAAAAGTGCTCAATGCAAAGTCTTAGTGGAAGTTTTGGATGAGAATGACAATGCTCCAGAAATTCTAATAACTCCACTGCTAAACCATGTGAAAGAGGACGCCAAACCAGGAGCTGCTGTTGCTTTAGTTACAGTCTCTGATAAAGATGGAGGGAAGAACGGCATTGTACATTCTTCTATTAAAGGCTTTTTCCCCTTCAAATTGGAGTCTTCATATAGCAACCATTACTCGCTAGTAGTAGATGGGCCACTGGACAGAGAGAGTATTTCTGAGTATAGCATTACTATTTTGGCTAGAGATGAAGGCACTCCTTCACTTTCCAGCAGTAGCGTATTCAGTGTTCAGATCTCTGATGTTAATGATAATGCACCACAGTTTTCAATGTCCATTATTGATGCTTATATAAGGGAAAATAGTCAAATTGGCAGTCAAGTTGCAAAGGTGGTGGCAAATGATGCAGATCTTGGAGTAAATGCTGAACTTTCATACTCACTGTTAGAGAATAGCAATGGAGACATTCCCTTATCAACAATGTTTCACCTGAATTCTTTAAATGGTAAAATAGTAACAATGCAGACTTTTAACTACGAGACAACGAAAAGAGTTCAATTTCATGTTCAAGCAACTGACACTGGTGTCCCTCCTCTTAGTAGTAATGtcactgtaaatgtttttgtccTAGATGAGAATGACAACAGTCCAGGTTTTCTCCCTCCTTATTCTGAACCTGGATCAGTAAACACTGAGAACATTCCCTACTCTGCTGAAGCGGGATATTTTGTGACTAAAGTCAGAGCTGTAGACGCTGATTCAGGTTATAATGCACTATTATCTTATCACATGACCGAACCAAAGGGAACGAATCTCTTCCGAATCGGAACCAGTACAGGAGAAATAAGGACTAAAAGACGAATGAGTGACAATGACTTAAAAGCTCACCCGCTTATCATTACTGTCTCGGATAATGGAGAACCTTCACTGTCCACAACTATGAGTATTGAAGTTGTGGTTGTGGAAAATATGGACAGTGTGCAGCCTTCACTGAGACAAGTGCCAGTAAAGGAGGAGAATTTTTCTAATCTGAATCTCTATCTGCTCATCGCTATCGTCTCCGTGTCAGTGATATTTTTACTGAGCCTCGTCGCTTTAATAGCAGCTAAATGCTACGGGACAGATGGTGGTTTCAGCAGCTCCAGCGCTCCAGTGGTCACTACACACCCTGACGGGAGCTGGTCTTACTCTAAATCCACTCAGCAGTATGATGTGTGTTTTAGCTCAGACACACTGAAGAGTGACGTAGTGGTTTTCCCCTCACCGTTTCCTCCTGCAGACGCAGAGCTGATCAGCATTAAAGGAGGAGACACTTTTAACAGCACACAAACTCTTCCAAGTACTACAAAG cCCAAGGGACCGAATGCTGACTGGCGGTACTCTGCATCTTTGAGGGCAGGAGTGCAGAG CTCTGTTCACATGGAGGAGGCCTCAGCTGTGATGCAGGGAGCACAAGGTGTGCTGGTGCAGAATTGGCCTACAGTGTCCAGTGCTGCAG atggagagGCTGAAGGACAGCTCTCTCCTCCTGTTGGAGCTGGGATCAACAGTAATAGCTGGAGCTTCCGTTATGGTGCTGGACCAGGCTACGGTCCTCCACAGGCCCTGAAGCCAGGCGAGATCCCTCCTGAAGCCTTCATCATTCCTGGCTCGCCTGCTATCATCTCCATCCGGCAAGACCCAGGAGCCATGGATGACAAGGGGGATTTTATTAGCTTTGGCAAGAAAGAGGAtcccaagaagaagaaaaagaagaagaaggagaaaaaggacaaaaaggaaAAGGGCAAAGATGATGGCGAGGAGTAA